The genomic stretch CGCCCGCGCCATCAGCGCCATCGCCATGCCCGCGTTGGCGGACACCTTCTCCCGCCGCACCGCGGTCCACCACCTCGACAAGGGCCGGGTGGTCGTCTTCGGCGCGGGCACCGGCAACCCGTTTTTCACCACCGACACCGCCGCCGCCCTGCGCGCCAGCGAGATCGGCGCCGACCTCCTGCTCAAGGCCACCAAGGTGGACGGCATCTACACCGAGGACCCCGTGAAGAACCCGAAGGCGCGGCGCTTCGAGACCCTGACGTACCAGGAGGCCCTCCAGCGCCAGCTCAAGATCATGGACGCCGCCGCGTTCGCGCTCTGCCAGGAGAACCGGATCCCGATCGTCGTGTTCAATTTCTTCAAGAAGAACGAACTGGTCCGCGCGCTCAAGGGGGAGGCCGTGGGCACTCTCGTCCGCGCCGGCTGAAAAGGAGACCGCCATGGAATCGCTCGACGACGTGCTGCTGGAATCGGACGACAAGATGACCAAGGCCGTGGAGTTCCTGCAGCAGGAGCTCTCCGGGCTGCGCACGGGCAAGGCCTCGCCCAGCCTGGTGGAGAACATCCAGGTCGAGTACTACGGCACGCAGACCCGCCTGCGCCAGCTCGCGGGCATCGCGACGCCCGAGCCGCGCCTGATCGTGATCAACCCCTACGATCCGACCTCACTGCAGGCGATCGAGAAGGCGATCCTGGCGGCCAACATCGGCATTACGCCGATCAACGACGGCCGGATCATCCGCATCCCGATCCCCGAGTTGAGCGAGGAGCGCCGCAAGGAACTGGTCAAGGTCGGCCACCGCATGTCCGAGGAGGCGCGCGTCGCCATCCGGAACGTCCGGCGCGAGGCGAACGACCAGATCAAGACCCTGCAGAAGGGCAGCAAGATCACCGAGGACGAGCGCGACGAGGGACTCAAGGAAATCCAGAAGTACACCGATACCTATATCGGCAAGGTGGACGCCCTGATCGCGGCCAAGGAAAAGGACGTCCTGACGGTATAGTCGACACACTGAACGTCCAACAACCAACGCTCCACTTTCAACGTCCAGGTACTGGAAGTTGGGCGTTGGATGTTGAATGTTGGGCGTTTAAAAAGTCTTAACTTTCCAGCCGTATTGGATTATTATAACGTTTAAGTTCCGGGTGGGCTGCCAACAGGAGGGCGGATCATGAAGCGGATACTCGGGGGCCTCTTGCTCGTGCTGTGCGCCGTCGCGGCTTCTGCGATGGTGAAGATCAACGGGATGGATTACGTTACAATCACCAACGCCGTGGCGCACGCATCCAGCGGGGACACGATCCTGATTTCCACCGGCGTGTATAACGAGGCGGTGGACATCTTCGGCAAGGACCTGACGCTGGACGGGGGATACAACCATGACTGTTCGCTGAAGGTGGTCGGCGGGCAGAGCGTCGTGGACGGCAGCCTGCTGGCGGGCGGCTCGGTGATGACGATCACCGGCAGCGTGGTGAACCTGGTCAACCTGGATCTTCGGGGCGGGCACGTCTTCCTGCTGCCGATGGTGTACCGCGGCGGCGGCCTCAAGATTCTGTCCTCCAGTTCGGTGACGGCGACGGCCTGCCGCGTTTACAGCAACGAGGTGTACGGCATGGGCGGCGGGATTTACGTGACCAATTCCAGCCTCTCGCTCCTGGACACCGACGTGTTCTCCAACCGGGCCGAGCGAACCCATGCCCTCGCGACTCCCCCGAACGCCTTCGGCTGGGGCGGCGGGATCTGTGTGGAGAATGGGCTCCTAAATCTCGACGGCGATTCCGTGATCTGGGACAACTGGGCCTTCAACGAGGGGGGCGGAATCTGCGCGCAGGAAAGCTGGACGCTGATCCGCGATACGGATGCGGATGTGCTGCGCAACTCGGCGTCCAACGGCGCGGGCCTGGCGGTGAACGGTGGGTTTCTCGAAGTCAGTTCGGGCGCGGATGTCGCCGGCAACACCGCCGAGGGCCGGGGCGGGGGACTTTTGTTGAGGGGCGGGGCGACCGGCATCCTGCACGGCAGCCAGACAAGCGTAGGGGTTCTGGAGAAAAACCAGGTCACGAACGGGATGGGCGGCGGGATCTGTGTCCTGGATTCGACCCTCATCATGAGCAACCGCTCGCGGGTGGCGTTCAACAGCGCGACGGAGGCGGGAGGGGGAATCTATCTGTCGAACAGCGTGTGCTTGCTGGACGGCGCGTATATCGGTTGGAACGGGTACACCAATTCGGCGTTGAGCGGCGGCGGCATGGCGGCGGTCGCCTCAACGGTCACGCTGGCCGGCGCCAGCTACGTGCGGGGCGGTCGCGCCTTGGGGGGCGGTGGGATCGCCGCCGACCGTTGCACCCTGTACGTGGGATCCGACGCGGTCATCGGCGAAGCGGACCCGTTGAACGCCAACCAGGCCTGGGTAGGCGGGGGGATTTATGCGGGGGATTCCCGCATCGAGGTTAACGGCGGGGTCTGGAATAACCTGGCCTTTTTTGGCGACGGCGGCGGCCTGGCGCTGGAGGATTGCGAACTGGTGGCCGGCAGTGCCCGGTTCTACGGCAACAGGACCGTCGGCCGAGGCGGCGGGATATCCATGGTGGGCGGAACGGGCACCTGCTTCGGCGTCCAGATCGTCAGCAACGCGGCGGCCTACGGCGGGGGCGCCGCCTTCGTGAACACGGCGGGCTTCGCGATCTACGGCGCCAGCCTCGTGGCGTCGAACAGCGCCACGGTGAACGGGGGAGGGATTTACCACTCTTCCACGGGAACCACCTCGGTGCGGGACTCCGTGCTCCAGAACAACAGCGCGGCCGGCTACGGCGGCGCGATGTGCGTGGTCTCCGGGGCCGTGGACGTGCGCAACGGGGAGATGATCGCGAACTCGGCCGGCGCGGCCGGGGGGGCGGCCTACGTGACCAACGCCGCGTTAAGCGTTTTTGCCACTCCGGCGGGCGCCACCATTTACGACAACCAGGCCGAGCAGGGCGGGGGCATTGCCGCCCATGGAGGGGCCTTCGCCAACCTGACCGGCGAGGGCGACTTGTTGCTGACAGGCAACCGGGCCCGCGGCGACGGAGGCGGCCTCTGGCTTTCTCAGGCGGCGGCCTTCGGCCAGGGCCGGATCTACGTCGGCGGCAACACGGCCAGCAATTGCGGCGGCGGTATGTTGGTGGAGGACAACTCCTCCATCCTGATGTTCCCCCGTCCTGTGGGCGGCGGCTACATCTACAATAACCGCGCCGGGATCTCGGGCGGAGGCCTTTGCCTCTCCAACGATGCCCGGGCCGAGTTGACCGATGTGCGCATTGGCTATACCGATCCGTTCAGCAGTTCGCCCAACTATGCCCGCGGCACCAACAGTTTCCAGGGCGGCGGGGGCGTCGCCGTGCTGGGCGGCTCGCGGCTCTACGGCACCAACATCTGGGTCGGGTACAACGTCAGCTCGAATGCCGGCGGCGGCATCTACGTGAACGGGTCCATGCTGTCCGTGCGGGGCGACCTGTACCGAACGCCCGCGGACGGGCTCCTGCCGCCGAACCGTTTTGAGTACAACCGCGCGGCGTCGGGCAACGGCGGCGGCGTGTGCGGCATCATGAGCGTCTTCGAACTCTGGGATGCCCTGGTCTTCAGCAACCGGGCCCAGCGCGGGGGCGGCATCCAGGTGGACGCCAGGGCGACGGGCACCTTTTACAACGTGGTCATCGCGGATAACACGGCCAGCATCACCGGCGGCGGGGTCCGGGTCTTCAGCGCCGATTCCGAGGCCGAACTCGTGCATTGCAACCTCGCGTACAACTGGGGCGACGGCTTGAGCGGCGACCCCGCCGCGTGGGTGCAGTTGACCTACAGCATTGTGTGGGGCAACTCGGGCCTGCCCTTGACCCTCGGCCACATTGTCAACTATTGCGACGTCGAGGGCGGCTACCCGGGGACGGGCAATTTCAGCGCGCCGCCGCTCTTCAAGGGCTGGCCCCAGGGCGATTACCGCCTGCTCTTCGGCTCGCCCTGCATTGACCAGGGCCTGTCCGGCGTCCTGTGGCTGTACGACTGCATCGGGGAGCCGCGCCCCTTCGGCGCCTGGC from Kiritimatiellia bacterium encodes the following:
- a CDS encoding UMP kinase — its product is MAPARTRSRSRFKRVLLKLSGEALQDREGGQSLSPAILAAITEQVRAARALGVQVAIVVGGGNIFRGLPGEGHGIDRVTGDYMGMLATMINALAIQATLSRNRVDARAISAIAMPALADTFSRRTAVHHLDKGRVVVFGAGTGNPFFTTDTAAALRASEIGADLLLKATKVDGIYTEDPVKNPKARRFETLTYQEALQRQLKIMDAAAFALCQENRIPIVVFNFFKKNELVRALKGEAVGTLVRAG
- the frr gene encoding ribosome recycling factor: MESLDDVLLESDDKMTKAVEFLQQELSGLRTGKASPSLVENIQVEYYGTQTRLRQLAGIATPEPRLIVINPYDPTSLQAIEKAILAANIGITPINDGRIIRIPIPELSEERRKELVKVGHRMSEEARVAIRNVRREANDQIKTLQKGSKITEDERDEGLKEIQKYTDTYIGKVDALIAAKEKDVLTV